AGGCAAGCTCCGCCCGCCTGGTTCCGGACCAGGCTGACCTCGCGCGAAGGTAGGCTGATACCGTCGTTTGACCGGTTTCAACGTCGGTGTAGGAAGCCGCCGGTTGGGAGAAGGTGCTCCCGAGCAATTCGGCGACGGCGTCTTCGGCTTCGGGAGTCGTCGCGATGGAGATTCGCCAAAGCGAGTTTTGTTTCATCAACTATGCCTGGCCTGGCGCGGGCGCCGGCAGCCGGCGCATGGTCGCGGCTCAGGCGGTTTCACGCCAGGGAGTGAAGTTGACCAGTTGCAGCTCGGCCCCCTCCGGCAGGGCCAGGACGCGGGTGACGCTGGCGTATTCGATTTCAAACGCCGCCATGCGCGCGAGCGGCCAGCGGAGCATGATGCTCAACAGCACACGGATGATGCCGCCGTGACAGAAGACGGCGACTTCCTGGCCGGGGTGGGTGTCCAGGATTTGGCGCAAGCAGGGCTCCACCCGGTCGCGCAGGGTGTCGGCGCACTCGGCATTGGCGATGCCGTCGCAGTCCAGTTGCTCGAGCCAGGCAAAAGCGCTGACGCCGAATTTCGCCTCGACATCCGCCCAGGCCAGTCCCGTCCAGTCTCCGAAGTCGGCTTCGCGCAAGTCCGGCAGGATGACGGGTCTGGGCGTTCCGTTGACCAGGAGCGGCGCCAGCGTTTGCTGGACGCGTTTCATGGGGCTGGCGTAGATCGCGCTCAAGGGCTGCCGGCGGAGGTAAGCCGCCAGCGCGTCCGCCTGCTCGTGGCCGCGGGGCGAAAGCTCCATGTCAATCCGGCCGCCGAAGATGCCCTGGTAGCGGGATTCGACTTCACCATGGCGGATCAGCAACAGGCGAGTTGGGGCCGTCTCCGCGGGGGAAGGACGGTCGGGCGAGGGGCAAGAGGGGCGGGACGGGGCAGAGGTGGTAACGGGGTTCACTGGTTTGCGCTGGGCAGGATCACTTGACGGGTTGGTCGCTGAGCTGGCCTTTTTCGAGATAGACCGTCCGCGAGGCGCGCGCGGAGGCGTGGGGGTCGTGGGTGACCATAATGATCGTCTTGCCGTGCTCGCGGTTCAGCGCCTGGAGCAGGTCCAGAATTTCGTCCCCCGATTTGCGGTCGAGGTCGCCGGTGGGCTCGTCGCAGAGCAGCAGCGTGGGGTCGGTGACAATCGCGCGGGCGATGCCCACGCGCTGCTGTTCCCCGCCGGAAAGCTGGCGGGGGTAGTGCCGCTCGCGGTGGGAGAGTCCGACGATGGCCAGGGCGGTGGACACGTGTCGTTTCCGCTGCGTGCGGGACAGGTGCGTGAGCAGGAGGGGCAATTCGACATTGCGTTCGGCGGTGAGCACCGGCAGGAGGTTGTAGAGCTGGAAGACGAAGCCGATGTGCCGGGCGCGCCAGGCGGCCAGCTTGTGGTCAGACAGCTCGTCAACGTGCTCGCCCGCGATGCTGACCGAGCCGCGGGTGGGCCGGTCCAGCCCGCCGATGAGGTTCAGCAGGGTGCTTTTGCCTGAACCCGACGGCCCCATCAGCGCCAGGAACTCGCCCGCCGGCACCTTCAAGTGCAGGTCCCGGAGGACGTGGATGTCCTCCGAGCCGCGGTGGAACACCTTCTCCACGCCATCCACGTTCACCAGCGCGTCGTTGGCCGAGTCAGTCATGCGTTTCCTGGTTGCTCAGTTCTTCTCGACTACCGCCGATTTGTCGGTCAGGCCCTTGGGCCAGTCGGCGACGATTCGTTCGCCGGCCGCCACGCCGGCGCTGATGACAACCCCCTCGAGGCCGGTGCTGCTGACCGTCACGGCCCGGCGCTCGGTGCGCCCGTCGCGCACGACGAGCACCACGCTGCGGCCGTCCTGCTGCTGCACGGCGGCTTTGGGGACGATCACGGTGCGGCCCGCCGTGGGGCCGGACCCGCCCGCTTCGCGGAAGGCGACCTTGGCGCTCATCTCGGGCAGGATGCGGGGGTCGAGCTTGTCAATCCCGATGCGCACTTTCACGGTGGATT
The sequence above is a segment of the Candidatus Paceibacterota bacterium genome. Coding sequences within it:
- a CDS encoding histidine phosphatase family protein produces the protein MLIRHGEVESRYQGIFGGRIDMELSPRGHEQADALAAYLRRQPLSAIYASPMKRVQQTLAPLLVNGTPRPVILPDLREADFGDWTGLAWADVEAKFGVSAFAWLEQLDCDGIANAECADTLRDRVEPCLRQILDTHPGQEVAVFCHGGIIRVLLSIMLRWPLARMAAFEIEYASVTRVLALPEGAELQLVNFTPWRETA
- a CDS encoding ABC transporter ATP-binding protein, whose protein sequence is MTDSANDALVNVDGVEKVFHRGSEDIHVLRDLHLKVPAGEFLALMGPSGSGKSTLLNLIGGLDRPTRGSVSIAGEHVDELSDHKLAAWRARHIGFVFQLYNLLPVLTAERNVELPLLLTHLSRTQRKRHVSTALAIVGLSHRERHYPRQLSGGEQQRVGIARAIVTDPTLLLCDEPTGDLDRKSGDEILDLLQALNREHGKTIIMVTHDPHASARASRTVYLEKGQLSDQPVK